A part of Corynebacterium afermentans subsp. lipophilum genomic DNA contains:
- a CDS encoding iron ABC transporter ATP-binding protein, with the protein MIELNEVSKAYGDDTAIGPVSLNIPAGGITALVGPNGAGKSTLLTMIGRLLALDSGSVRIGQMDVSSTNPKDLAKVVSILRQENHFVTRLTVRQLVGFGRFPYSGGRLTEEDEEIISRYIDFFGLRDLEHRYLDQLSGGQRQRAYVAMVLCQETDYVLLDEPLNNLDISHSVEMMQHLHSAAREFGRTIVIVLHDINFAARYADYICAAKDGQVFAFGTVEEIMRDDLLTEIFNTPVQVIEGPHGPIAAYH; encoded by the coding sequence GTGATCGAGCTCAACGAGGTGAGCAAGGCCTACGGCGACGACACCGCCATCGGGCCGGTCTCGCTTAACATCCCGGCCGGCGGCATCACCGCTTTGGTGGGGCCGAACGGCGCCGGCAAGTCGACACTTCTGACCATGATCGGCCGGCTGCTAGCGCTGGACTCCGGCTCCGTGCGCATCGGGCAGATGGACGTGTCCTCCACGAACCCGAAAGACCTGGCCAAAGTGGTCTCCATCCTGCGTCAGGAAAACCACTTTGTCACCCGCCTGACCGTGCGCCAGCTTGTCGGCTTCGGCCGCTTCCCATACTCCGGCGGGCGCCTGACCGAGGAGGACGAGGAGATCATCTCCCGCTACATCGACTTCTTCGGGCTGCGCGACCTCGAGCACCGCTACTTGGACCAGCTTTCAGGTGGTCAGCGTCAGCGCGCATATGTAGCCATGGTGCTTTGCCAGGAGACGGACTACGTGCTTCTCGACGAGCCCCTGAACAACCTGGACATATCCCACTCCGTGGAGATGATGCAGCACCTGCATTCCGCCGCCCGCGAGTTCGGCCGGACCATCGTGATCGTGCTGCACGACATCAACTTCGCGGCCCGCTACGCGGACTACATCTGCGCTGCCAAGGATGGGCAGGTCTTTGCCTTCGGCACGGTGGAGGAGATCATGCGCGACGATTTGCTCACCGAAATTTTTAATACCCCGGTGCAGGTGATCGAAGGCCCGCACGGCCCGATTGCCGCATACCACTAA